A region of Streptomyces sp. WMMC500 DNA encodes the following proteins:
- a CDS encoding ACP S-malonyltransferase, translating into MLVLAAPGQGAQTPGFLTPWLDLPGVAERLSAWSDVAGLDLVRAGTEADEDEIRDTAVAQPLLVAAGLVSAYALFDGPAPLRRQVGMVAGHSVGELTAAALAGVITDEEAIALVRARGLAMAEAAAVTETGMSAVLGGEQDTVLAHLDRLGLTPANVNGAGQIVAAGTAAQLAELAADKPEGARRVMPLKVAGAFHTEHMKPAVAALAARAGRLTPADPQIPYVSNGDGRVVSTGAEVVERLVDQVASPVRWDACMETFAAHGATALVEAAPGGTLTGLAKRALKGVAAVPLKTPEDIEKARAAVAETAAAAAAEESA; encoded by the coding sequence GTGCTCGTACTCGCAGCTCCCGGCCAGGGCGCACAGACGCCCGGCTTCCTCACCCCCTGGCTCGACCTGCCCGGCGTCGCCGAGCGGCTGTCGGCCTGGTCGGACGTCGCCGGGCTCGATCTGGTCCGGGCCGGCACCGAGGCGGACGAGGACGAGATCCGCGACACCGCCGTGGCGCAGCCGCTGCTGGTCGCCGCCGGCCTGGTCAGCGCGTACGCGCTCTTCGACGGCCCCGCGCCGCTGCGCCGGCAGGTGGGCATGGTCGCGGGCCACAGCGTCGGCGAGCTGACCGCCGCCGCGCTCGCCGGGGTGATCACCGACGAGGAGGCCATCGCGCTGGTACGGGCCAGGGGCCTGGCCATGGCGGAGGCCGCCGCCGTCACGGAGACGGGCATGTCCGCCGTCCTCGGCGGCGAGCAGGACACGGTGCTCGCGCACCTGGACCGCCTCGGCCTCACCCCCGCCAACGTCAACGGCGCCGGCCAGATCGTCGCCGCCGGCACCGCCGCGCAGCTCGCGGAGCTGGCCGCCGACAAGCCCGAGGGGGCGCGCCGCGTCATGCCGCTGAAGGTCGCCGGCGCCTTCCACACCGAGCACATGAAGCCCGCCGTGGCCGCGCTGGCGGCGCGCGCCGGGCGGCTCACCCCCGCGGACCCGCAGATTCCGTACGTGTCCAACGGCGACGGCCGCGTGGTGAGCACCGGCGCGGAGGTCGTCGAGCGGCTGGTCGACCAGGTCGCCAGCCCGGTCCGCTGGGACGCCTGCATGGAGACCTTCGCGGCACACGGCGCGACCGCGCTGGTCGAGGCCGCCCCCGGCGGCACGCTCACCGGACTCGCCAAGCGCGCCCTCAAGGGCGTGGCGGCGGTTCCGCTGAAGACTCCCGAGGACATCGAGAAGGCCCGCGCCGCCGTCGCCGAGACGGCCGCCGCGGCGGCCGCGGAGGAGAGCGCATGA
- a CDS encoding acyl carrier protein, translating to MAATQEEIVAGLAEIVNEIAGIPVEDVQSDKSFTDDLDVDSLSMVEVVVAAEERFDVKIPDDDVKQLRTVGDATDYILKHQS from the coding sequence ATGGCCGCCACTCAGGAAGAGATCGTCGCCGGTCTCGCGGAGATCGTGAACGAGATCGCCGGCATCCCGGTCGAGGACGTCCAGTCGGACAAGTCGTTCACCGACGACCTGGACGTCGACTCGCTGTCCATGGTCGAGGTCGTCGTCGCCGCCGAGGAGCGCTTCGACGTCAAGATCCCGGACGACGACGTCAAGCAGCTCAGGACCGTCGGCGACGCCACGGACTACATCCTCAAGCACCAGAGCTGA
- the fabF gene encoding beta-ketoacyl-ACP synthase II produces the protein MNATDRTVVVTGIGATTPLGGDSASTWDGLVAGRSGIADLDHPWAADLPVRFAGEVAVEPTETIPRPQARKLDRAAQFALVATQEAWADAGFTARAGEDSAVDPDRLGAVVASGIGGVTTLLDQYDNLRDKGPRRVSPHTVPMLMPNSPAANVGLQINARAGVHTPVSACASGGEAIGYAVEMIRTGRADVVVAGGTEAAIHPLPIAAFANMMAMSKNNDDPRGASRPYDKERDGFVLGEGAGVLVLESAEHAKRRGATVYCEAVGQGLSADSHHIAQPEPSGRGIAAALENLFAQNDLTPAEVVHVNAHATSTPQGDVAEIKAMQKVFGDELGHVLVSGTKSMTGHLLGGAGGIESVTAVLTVRHRVAPPTINVDDLDDEVDPALIAVQATPLPQSGRIVALNNSFGFGGHNVVLAFRSV, from the coding sequence GTGAACGCGACCGATCGCACCGTGGTCGTCACCGGAATCGGCGCCACCACACCGCTGGGTGGCGACAGCGCGTCCACCTGGGACGGCCTGGTGGCCGGCCGTTCCGGCATCGCGGACCTGGACCACCCGTGGGCCGCCGACCTGCCCGTGCGGTTCGCGGGCGAGGTCGCGGTGGAGCCCACCGAGACCATCCCCCGGCCGCAGGCCCGCAAGCTGGACCGGGCGGCGCAGTTCGCGCTCGTCGCCACCCAGGAGGCGTGGGCCGACGCCGGGTTCACCGCCCGGGCGGGCGAGGACTCCGCGGTCGACCCCGACCGGCTCGGCGCCGTCGTGGCCTCCGGCATCGGCGGCGTGACGACCCTGCTGGACCAGTACGACAACCTCCGGGACAAGGGTCCCCGGCGCGTCTCGCCGCACACGGTGCCGATGCTCATGCCCAACAGCCCGGCGGCCAACGTCGGCCTGCAGATCAACGCCCGGGCCGGCGTGCACACGCCGGTCAGCGCCTGCGCCTCCGGCGGGGAGGCGATCGGCTACGCGGTGGAGATGATCCGCACCGGCCGCGCCGACGTCGTCGTGGCCGGCGGCACGGAGGCGGCGATCCACCCGCTGCCCATCGCGGCGTTCGCCAACATGATGGCGATGTCGAAGAACAACGACGACCCGCGCGGCGCCTCCCGCCCGTACGACAAGGAGCGCGACGGCTTCGTGCTCGGCGAGGGCGCGGGCGTGCTGGTGCTGGAGTCCGCGGAGCACGCGAAGCGGCGCGGGGCGACGGTCTACTGCGAGGCGGTCGGCCAGGGGCTGTCGGCGGACAGCCACCACATCGCGCAGCCGGAGCCGAGCGGCCGCGGCATCGCGGCGGCGCTGGAGAACCTGTTCGCGCAGAACGACCTGACGCCCGCCGAGGTCGTCCACGTCAACGCGCACGCGACGTCGACGCCGCAGGGCGACGTGGCGGAGATCAAGGCCATGCAGAAGGTGTTCGGCGACGAGCTGGGGCACGTCCTCGTCTCCGGTACGAAGTCGATGACCGGCCATCTGCTGGGCGGCGCCGGCGGCATCGAGTCGGTGACGGCGGTGCTGACGGTCAGGCACCGCGTCGCGCCGCCGACGATCAACGTCGACGACCTGGACGACGAGGTCGACCCGGCGCTGATCGCCGTGCAGGCGACCCCGCTGCCGCAGAGCGGCCGGATCGTCGCGCTGAACAACTCGTTCGGCTTCGGCGGCCACAACGTGGTGCTCGCGTTCCGCTCGGTCTGA
- a CDS encoding helix-turn-helix domain-containing protein has protein sequence MPEPTETPEPPDRDAARLQHPHAATLRRLEKSSGELAAAAIARMDEQLPWYRAMPPEHRSWIGLVAQAGIAAFTEWFRHPETPQAISTDVFGTAPRELTRAVTLRQTVEMVRTTIEVMESAIGEVAAPGDESALREALLVYAREIAFATAQVYAQAAEARGAWDARLESLVVNAVLSGEADEGALSRAAALGWSAPEHVCVVLGTAPDGDSELTVEAIRRASRHAKLQVLTGVLGSRLVVVAGGSADPLKAAKALIGPFAQGPVVAGPVVGDLLAATRSAQAAAAGLKACSAWEDAPRPVLADDLLPERAIAGDPAAREQLVEEIYSPLAEAGSALLETLSVYLEQASSLEGAARMLFVHPNTVRYRLRRVTDVTGWSPSDVRSAFTLRIALILGRLTETEPQP, from the coding sequence GTGCCTGAACCGACCGAGACACCCGAGCCGCCCGATCGTGACGCCGCTCGGTTGCAGCATCCGCACGCCGCGACCCTGCGCCGGCTGGAGAAGTCGTCCGGGGAACTGGCCGCCGCCGCCATCGCCCGGATGGATGAGCAGTTGCCCTGGTACCGGGCCATGCCCCCGGAGCACCGCTCGTGGATCGGGCTGGTGGCGCAGGCGGGCATCGCCGCGTTCACGGAGTGGTTCCGGCACCCCGAGACGCCGCAGGCCATCTCCACCGACGTCTTCGGCACCGCGCCGCGGGAGCTGACGCGGGCGGTCACCCTGCGGCAGACGGTGGAGATGGTGCGGACGACGATCGAGGTCATGGAGTCCGCCATCGGGGAGGTGGCCGCGCCGGGCGACGAGTCCGCGCTGCGCGAGGCGCTGCTCGTCTACGCCCGCGAGATCGCCTTCGCCACCGCCCAGGTCTACGCGCAGGCCGCGGAGGCCCGCGGCGCCTGGGACGCGCGGCTGGAGTCGCTGGTGGTCAACGCGGTGCTCTCCGGCGAGGCCGACGAGGGCGCCCTGTCGCGCGCGGCGGCGCTCGGCTGGAGCGCGCCGGAGCACGTGTGCGTGGTGCTCGGCACCGCGCCCGACGGGGACAGCGAGCTGACCGTGGAGGCGATCCGGCGGGCCTCGCGGCACGCGAAGCTCCAGGTCCTCACCGGTGTGCTGGGCAGCCGCCTGGTGGTCGTCGCGGGCGGCAGCGCCGATCCGCTGAAGGCGGCGAAGGCGCTGATCGGCCCGTTCGCGCAGGGTCCCGTGGTGGCCGGTCCCGTGGTCGGCGACCTGCTGGCCGCGACCCGTTCCGCGCAGGCCGCGGCGGCCGGGCTGAAGGCGTGTTCTGCGTGGGAGGACGCGCCGCGGCCGGTGCTGGCGGACGACCTGCTGCCGGAACGGGCGATCGCCGGCGATCCGGCGGCGCGCGAACAACTGGTGGAGGAGATCTACAGTCCTCTGGCGGAGGCCGGCTCGGCGCTCCTGGAGACGCTGAGCGTCTACCTGGAGCAGGCGTCGAGCCTCGAAGGCGCCGCGCGGATGTTGTTCGTTCACCCCAACACCGTTCGCTACCGGCTGCGACGTGTGACCGATGTCACGGGCTGGTCCCCGTCCGATGTCCGTTCGGCGTTTACTCTGCGTATCGCACTGATCCTCGGCCGGCTGACGGAGACGGAGCCCCAGCCGTAA
- a CDS encoding DUF3145 domain-containing protein, protein MTTRGVLFVHSAPRALCPHIEWAVAGVLGGRISLDWIPQPASPGTWRAEFSWQGEPDTASRLASALRGWHLLRFEVTAEPYATAEGERYSSTPDLGIFHAVTGVHGDILIPEDRLRAALARAQRGETQLEAEIAKLLGKPWDDELEPFRYAGEGAPVRWLHQVV, encoded by the coding sequence GTGACGACGCGTGGAGTTCTGTTCGTCCACTCTGCCCCGCGGGCGCTCTGCCCGCACATCGAGTGGGCGGTCGCCGGCGTCCTCGGCGGCCGGATCAGCCTGGACTGGATCCCGCAGCCCGCCTCTCCCGGCACGTGGCGCGCGGAGTTCTCCTGGCAGGGCGAGCCCGACACCGCGTCCCGGCTGGCCTCCGCGCTGCGCGGCTGGCACCTGCTGCGCTTCGAGGTCACCGCCGAGCCGTACGCCACCGCGGAGGGCGAGCGCTACAGCTCCACCCCCGACCTCGGCATCTTCCACGCCGTCACCGGCGTGCACGGCGACATCCTCATCCCCGAGGACCGGCTGCGCGCGGCGCTGGCCCGCGCGCAGCGCGGCGAGACGCAGTTGGAGGCGGAGATCGCCAAGCTGCTGGGCAAGCCGTGGGACGACGAGCTGGAGCCCTTCCGCTACGCCGGCGAGGGCGCGCCGGTCCGCTGGCTGCACCAGGTCGTCTGA
- a CDS encoding ketoacyl-ACP synthase III, whose protein sequence is MTAKIRPTKGAPYARIMGVGGYRPTRVVTNEEILQYIDSSDEWIRSRSGIATRHWAGPDETVAQMSVEAAGKALAAAGVTAEQIDAVIISTVSHFLQTPSVATEIAHLLGAGKPAAFDISAACAGFGYGLTLAKGLIVEGSAEHVLVVGVERLSDLTDTSDRTTAFLFGDGAGAVVVGPADEPGIGPSVWGSEGDKHETIKQTVSWDRFRVGDLGELPLDDNGDVKFPAITQEGQTVFRWAVYEMAKVAQEALEAAGITPDDLDVFIPHQANMRIIDSMVKTLKLPEHVAVARDIETTGNTSAASIPLAMERMLATGQAKSGDTALVIGFGAGLVYAATVVTLP, encoded by the coding sequence ATGACCGCGAAGATCCGGCCCACCAAGGGTGCTCCGTACGCCCGCATCATGGGCGTCGGCGGCTACCGCCCGACCCGCGTCGTGACCAACGAGGAGATCCTGCAGTACATCGACTCCTCCGACGAGTGGATCCGCAGCCGCTCGGGCATCGCCACCCGGCACTGGGCGGGCCCGGACGAGACCGTCGCCCAGATGTCCGTCGAGGCCGCGGGCAAGGCGCTCGCGGCGGCGGGCGTGACGGCGGAGCAGATCGACGCCGTGATCATCTCGACCGTCTCGCACTTCCTGCAGACGCCGTCGGTCGCCACCGAGATCGCGCACCTGCTGGGCGCCGGCAAGCCGGCCGCGTTCGACATCTCCGCCGCCTGCGCCGGCTTCGGGTACGGGCTGACGCTGGCCAAGGGCCTGATCGTGGAGGGCAGCGCGGAGCACGTGCTCGTCGTCGGCGTCGAGCGGCTCTCGGACCTCACCGACACGTCCGACCGGACCACCGCCTTCCTCTTCGGGGACGGCGCCGGAGCGGTCGTCGTCGGCCCCGCCGACGAGCCGGGCATCGGCCCCTCGGTGTGGGGCTCGGAGGGCGACAAGCACGAGACCATCAAGCAGACCGTGTCGTGGGACCGCTTCCGCGTCGGCGACCTGGGCGAACTGCCCCTGGACGACAACGGCGACGTGAAGTTCCCCGCCATCACCCAGGAGGGCCAGACGGTCTTCCGCTGGGCGGTCTACGAGATGGCCAAGGTCGCCCAGGAAGCCCTGGAGGCCGCCGGCATCACGCCGGACGACCTGGACGTCTTCATCCCGCACCAGGCCAACATGCGGATCATCGACTCGATGGTGAAGACCCTCAAGCTGCCGGAGCATGTCGCGGTCGCCCGCGACATCGAGACCACCGGCAACACCTCGGCCGCCTCCATCCCGCTGGCCATGGAGCGGATGCTGGCGACCGGGCAGGCGAAGAGCGGGGACACCGCCCTCGTCATCGGGTTCGGGGCCGGACTGGTCTACGCCGCCACGGTCGTGACCCTTCCCTGA
- a CDS encoding aldose epimerase family protein has product MAETPLPPPDAAPAPSVTAEPFGKLADGTPVERWTLVAGGTRVRVLSYGGIVQSVEVPDRAGRYANVALGLATVDEYVAHADPYFGALIGRYANRIAGASFALDGRTYALPANDGPNCLHGGARGFDKRVWAAAEAPAAPGAAALLLSRTSPDGEEGFPGTLQVRATYTVTAGGALRFDYEAATDAPTVVSLTNHSYVNLDGEGSGSVEDHRLRIAASRFTVNTPTSAPTGEIADVAGTPFDFRTARPVGAELRSGHPQLLIGRGYDQNFVLDKGVTAGPEPVAEVRSPASGRVLRVLTTEPGLQLYTANFVFPSFTGLSGRAYRPGDGLALETQHFADAPHHPHFPSTVLRPGEHYRSATVYEFAVR; this is encoded by the coding sequence ATGGCCGAGACTCCCCTGCCCCCGCCCGACGCCGCGCCGGCGCCCTCCGTCACCGCCGAGCCCTTCGGGAAGCTCGCCGACGGCACTCCCGTCGAGCGGTGGACGCTGGTCGCGGGCGGCACCCGGGTGCGGGTGCTGTCGTACGGCGGGATCGTGCAGTCCGTGGAGGTGCCGGACCGGGCCGGGCGGTACGCGAACGTGGCGCTGGGGCTGGCGACCGTGGACGAGTACGTGGCCCACGCGGACCCGTACTTCGGCGCGCTCATCGGGCGGTACGCCAACCGCATCGCGGGGGCCTCGTTCGCCCTCGACGGCCGCACGTACGCGCTGCCCGCCAACGACGGCCCCAACTGCCTGCACGGCGGCGCCCGCGGCTTCGACAAGCGGGTGTGGGCCGCGGCCGAGGCGCCGGCCGCGCCGGGTGCCGCCGCGCTGCTGCTGTCGCGGACGAGCCCGGACGGGGAGGAGGGCTTCCCCGGCACGCTCCAGGTGCGGGCGACGTACACCGTGACCGCCGGGGGCGCGCTGCGCTTCGACTACGAGGCGGCCACCGACGCGCCGACGGTGGTGAGCCTCACGAACCACTCGTACGTCAACCTCGACGGCGAGGGCAGCGGGAGCGTCGAGGACCACCGGCTGCGCATCGCCGCCAGCCGGTTCACCGTCAACACGCCCACCTCGGCGCCGACCGGCGAGATCGCGGACGTGGCGGGCACCCCGTTCGACTTCCGCACCGCGCGCCCCGTCGGCGCCGAACTGCGCTCCGGGCACCCTCAGTTGCTGATCGGCCGCGGGTACGACCAGAACTTCGTGCTCGACAAGGGCGTCACCGCCGGACCCGAGCCGGTGGCCGAGGTCCGCTCGCCGGCCTCGGGCCGGGTGCTGCGGGTGCTGACCACCGAGCCCGGACTGCAGCTCTACACCGCGAACTTCGTCTTCCCGTCGTTCACCGGGCTCTCCGGGCGGGCATACCGTCCGGGTGACGGACTCGCGCTGGAGACCCAGCACTTCGCCGACGCACCGCACCACCCGCACTTCCCCTCGACCGTGCTGCGGCCCGGCGAGCATTACCGTTCGGCCACGGTCTACGAGTTCGCCGTGCGCTGA
- a CDS encoding pirin-like bicupin family protein gives MIQLRRGPGRYRGGDAGAGVETLHAFSFGGFYDPQNVRFGALVACNEERLRPGAGFAEHPHRDMEIVTWVLDGELTHEDSAGRTETVRPGDVARLSAGTGIRHVERNAGPAPLTFLQMWLMPAEPGGTPSYEIVRGIADGTPLAVEEAAAVLHVRRLRAGGRTALPDAPWVYVHVVRGAVRIGGGGAGDAPPAEAGDAARIAGCERLDLTAVEPAEVLVWEMQAAGV, from the coding sequence GTGATTCAGCTACGGCGGGGTCCCGGGCGCTACCGCGGCGGGGACGCGGGGGCGGGAGTCGAGACGCTGCACGCCTTCTCCTTCGGCGGCTTCTACGACCCGCAGAACGTCCGCTTCGGCGCGCTCGTCGCGTGCAACGAGGAGCGGCTGCGGCCCGGCGCGGGCTTCGCCGAACACCCGCACCGCGACATGGAGATCGTCACCTGGGTCCTCGACGGCGAGCTGACCCACGAGGACTCCGCGGGCCGCACCGAGACGGTCCGCCCCGGTGACGTCGCGCGCCTGTCGGCGGGCACGGGCATCCGCCACGTGGAGCGCAACGCGGGCCCCGCGCCGCTGACGTTCCTGCAGATGTGGCTGATGCCGGCGGAACCGGGCGGCACCCCGTCGTACGAGATCGTCCGCGGCATCGCCGACGGCACCCCGCTGGCCGTCGAGGAGGCCGCGGCCGTCCTCCATGTACGCCGCCTGCGCGCGGGCGGACGCACGGCGCTGCCGGACGCCCCGTGGGTCTACGTGCACGTGGTCCGCGGCGCGGTGCGCATCGGGGGCGGGGGCGCGGGCGACGCCCCGCCGGCGGAGGCGGGGGACGCGGCGCGTATCGCGGGCTGCGAGCGGCTGGACCTCACCGCGGTGGAGCCCGCCGAGGTGCTGGTGTGGGAGATGCAGGCGGCGGGCGTATGA
- a CDS encoding GDSL-type esterase/lipase family protein: MRKGAALVFSGAVAWSLVLAGCTGEGSTQGRDRGSAAPSGGAEDVGAPSEQARAAPRPPRSVAALGDSITRGFHACEPLSDCPEKSWSTGTSKDVDSLAGRLLDKPSGHTWNFARSGAQVADLPVQTGEAIARRPDLVTVLIGANDACTDSAAGMTPVADFRTAVADSLDRLAADLPRTQVYVSSVPSLMRLWEVGRGSALTRQIWSLGICQSMLEDPSDLGVSATGRRDAVQERVVEFNAVLQEECGKHPLCVYDDGAAFQYAFTGDHLSRWDSFHPDEEGQRVLAEIAYEKLRAAREE; encoded by the coding sequence ATGCGCAAAGGGGCGGCACTCGTCTTCTCGGGGGCGGTCGCGTGGTCACTGGTCCTCGCCGGCTGCACCGGCGAGGGCTCGACACAGGGGAGGGACAGGGGATCTGCCGCGCCGTCAGGCGGCGCCGAGGACGTGGGGGCACCGTCGGAGCAGGCGAGGGCGGCGCCCCGGCCGCCGCGGTCGGTGGCCGCGCTCGGCGACTCCATCACGCGCGGCTTCCACGCCTGCGAACCCCTCTCGGACTGCCCGGAGAAGTCCTGGTCGACGGGCACCTCGAAGGACGTGGACAGCCTCGCGGGGCGGTTGCTGGACAAGCCGTCGGGGCACACCTGGAATTTCGCCCGTTCGGGCGCGCAGGTGGCGGATCTGCCGGTCCAGACGGGCGAGGCCATCGCCCGCCGCCCGGACCTCGTGACGGTCCTCATCGGCGCCAACGACGCCTGCACGGACAGCGCGGCGGGGATGACGCCGGTGGCGGACTTCCGCACGGCGGTGGCGGACTCGCTGGACCGGCTGGCGGCCGACCTGCCGCGGACGCAGGTGTACGTCTCCAGCGTGCCGAGCCTGATGCGGCTGTGGGAGGTGGGCCGCGGCAGCGCGCTGACCCGGCAGATCTGGTCGCTGGGCATCTGCCAGTCGATGCTGGAGGACCCGTCGGACCTCGGCGTGTCCGCGACCGGCCGGCGCGACGCGGTGCAGGAGCGGGTGGTGGAGTTCAACGCGGTGCTCCAGGAGGAGTGCGGGAAGCACCCGCTGTGCGTGTACGACGACGGGGCGGCGTTCCAGTACGCCTTCACCGGCGACCACCTGAGCCGCTGGGACTCCTTCCACCCGGACGAGGAGGGCCAGCGGGTCCTGGCGGAGATCGCGTACGAGAAGCTCCGCGCGGCCCGGGAGGAGTAG